TACTGGCAGACCAGCACCTCGCCCGACATGCTCACCGCCTTCATCCCGTTCCACGACTGCCGCGAGGAGAACGGCACCATCACCATGGTCGACGGCAGCCACCGCTGGCAGGAACTGCCCTCCGGCGAGGACTCCACCCGGCACTTCGCCGACCGCGATCGCGCCGAGCTGGACGGCATCCTGGCCGCCAACGCCGCCCACAACGGGCAGCAGGTACGCAAGGTCCCGATGCCGATCCCGCGCGGCCACGTCTCCTTCCACCACTGCCGCACCTACCACGGCAGCGGCCCCAACCTGGCCTCCCACCCGCGCCGGGCCGTCTCGCTGCACCTGCAGGACGGCGCCAACGAGTACCGCCGGCACGACCGGGGCGACGGCAGCCCGGTGGTGTACAACCACGACGTGCTGGTGCGCCGCACCGCCGACGGCCGGCCGGACTACGCCGACCCGGACTTCTGCCCGGCGATCTGGCGGGGACGGCCGTGACCGCTCCCCTGATGTCAACGGCCGGGCCCTGCAGTCCCGCAGCGCCGATCACTACCTCCCCGAGTGCCCCCGCCGCGAGCGACCCCGCCCCGCTCGGCACGCCCGTTGAGCGCTACCGGATGCTGCGGCTGATCCGCGGCTTCGAGGAGCTGGCGCTCACCCTGGTGAAGTCCGGCGCGATCCCCGGCGGCATCCACCCGTACATCGGGCAGGAGGCCGTCGCGGTCGGCGTCTGCTCGGCCCTGGGCCCGGCCGACCGGCTCACCAGCACCCACCGCGGGCACGGCCACGTGCTCGCCCGGGGCGCCGCGCCGCACCGGCTGCTCGCCGAACTCCTCGGCCGGGTCGACGGGTTGAACGGCGGCCGGGGCGGGTCCATGCACGCCGCCGACCTCTCGCTGGGCATCCTCGGCGCCAACGGCATCGTCGGCGCGGGCGCCCCGATCGCCGTCGGCGCCGCCTGGGCGGCCCGGCAGGCGCAGAACGAGCAGGCACGGAACGAGCAGGCGCAGAACGACCACGCTCGGAACGAGTGCGAGCCGCGTGGACAACTCCCCGTCGCGGTGGCCTTCTTCGGCGACGGCGCGCTCAACCAGGGCGTCCTGCTGGAGTCGTTCAACCTCGCCGCGATGTGGCGACTGCCGGTGCTGTTCGTCTGCGAGAACAACGGCTACGCCACCACCCTGCCCGCTGCCACCGCCGTCGCGGGCAGCGCCACCGGGCGGGCGGCCGCGTTCGGCATCCCCGCCGAGGAGGTGGACGGCATGGACACCGAGGCCGTCCGCGCCGCCGCCCTGCGCGCCGTCCGGCGGGCCCGCGACGGCCACGGCCCCGGCTTCCTGGAGTGCCGCACCTACCGCTACGAGGGCCACCACACCATGGAGCGCCGGATGAAGCTGCGCTACCGCGCCCCCGAGGAGGTCGAGGCCTGGCGCGCACGCGACCCGCTCCCCCGGGCCGCCGCCCTGCTCGACCCCGGCGCGGCCGCTGCCCTGGACCGCGCGGTGGCCGAACAGCTCGCCGCCGCCGAGGAGTTCGCGCTCGGCTCCGAACACCCGGACCCGGCGGGCGCGTTGGACCACCTGTACGCCGACGGGCTGCGACCCCGGGCGGGAGCGACACCGTGACCAGGCTCTCCTACACCAAGGCGCTCAACCGGGCGCTGGCCGACGAACTCGCCGCCGACCCGGCGGTCTGCGTCTTCGGCGAGGACATCGGCGCCGGTCTGGCCGGGCCCACGCTCGGCCTGCTGGAGCGCTTCGGCCCGGGGCGGATCGTCGACACCCCGCTGTCCGAGCAGGCCTTCACCGCGATGGCGGTCGGCGCGGCGCTCGCCGGCCGGCGGCCCGTGCTGGAGTTCCAGATCCCCTCGCTGCTGTTCCTGGTCTTCGAGCAACTCGTCAACCAGGCCCACAAGTTCTCGCTGATGACCGGCGGCCAGGCGGCCGTCCCGCTGACCTGCCTGGTGCCGGGGTCGGGCTCCCGGGACGGCTGGGCGGGGCAGCACTCCGACCATCCGTACAGCCTGTTCGCGCAC
The genomic region above belongs to Streptomyces sp. 1331.2 and contains:
- a CDS encoding phytanoyl-CoA dioxygenase family protein, which encodes MTETAEFRLTEAERALLPTAEEVAHYREHGWYLSRRLFSDEELDALQAATELYYAGHRDRELPVRPPRLASWQPSDGPVQRHNDYVHYESDAIGAILRKPLVGAVAALLAGAQEIRIFQATLIYKPPVPGEPSNQVPWHFDKHYWQTSTSPDMLTAFIPFHDCREENGTITMVDGSHRWQELPSGEDSTRHFADRDRAELDGILAANAAHNGQQVRKVPMPIPRGHVSFHHCRTYHGSGPNLASHPRRAVSLHLQDGANEYRRHDRGDGSPVVYNHDVLVRRTADGRPDYADPDFCPAIWRGRP
- a CDS encoding thiamine pyrophosphate-dependent dehydrogenase E1 component subunit alpha, which produces MLRLIRGFEELALTLVKSGAIPGGIHPYIGQEAVAVGVCSALGPADRLTSTHRGHGHVLARGAAPHRLLAELLGRVDGLNGGRGGSMHAADLSLGILGANGIVGAGAPIAVGAAWAARQAQNEQARNEQAQNDHARNECEPRGQLPVAVAFFGDGALNQGVLLESFNLAAMWRLPVLFVCENNGYATTLPAATAVAGSATGRAAAFGIPAEEVDGMDTEAVRAAALRAVRRARDGHGPGFLECRTYRYEGHHTMERRMKLRYRAPEEVEAWRARDPLPRAAALLDPGAAAALDRAVAEQLAAAEEFALGSEHPDPAGALDHLYADGLRPRAGATP